One window of the Populus nigra chromosome 4, ddPopNigr1.1, whole genome shotgun sequence genome contains the following:
- the LOC133691409 gene encoding embryogenesis-like protein produces MQKRLQISRFQLLLRRPFERSPKPTNPFPLQSRALIPTYFVPNSIDSPNPKFLHTPVSNLHTFTHPFRPNTRARSLTDQNRRGHSTESGDESVPLLDVDREVDMINLKFAEAREEIDMASESKETVYFDEEAECARAAVKEVTDMFEGLLGKLPESEKAALQRSMGLKMEQLKAELQQLDD; encoded by the coding sequence ATGCAGAAGCGATTGCAGATTTCTCGTTTCCAATTGCTTTTGAGACGCCCCTTTGAACGTTCCCCGAAACCCACAAATCCGTTCCCCCTCCAGTCGCGAGCTCTGATTCCAACCTATTTCGTTCCGAACTCAATCGACTCTCCAAACCCCAAATTTCTTCACACCCCTGTCTCAAATCTCCATACTTTCACACACCCTTTTAGGCCGAACACTCGAGCTCGGTCCCTGACCGACCAAAATCGGAGAGGACACAGTACTGAGTCTGGAGATGAGTCGGTTCCCTTGTTAGATGTCGACAGAGAAGTTGACATGATAAACCTCAAGTTTGCAGAGGCAAGAGAGGAGATAGACATGGCTTCGGAGTCAAAAGAGACTGTCTATTTTGATGAAGAGGCTGAGTGTGCAAGGGCTGCAGTGAAGGAAGTTACGGACATGTTTGAAGGACTACTAGGGAAATTGCCAGAGAGTGAAAAGGCAGCTTTGCAAAGGTCAATGGGGCTCAAGATGGAGCAGTTAAAGGCCGAGCTTCAGCAGTTAGATGATTAA
- the LOC133691598 gene encoding uncharacterized protein LOC133691598, whose protein sequence is MQTIFIALQCYQCSTMQVKQKKKSSNKWTCVVCNQKQSVRKVFAQGCMAKDLRKFVQSFNMSRKIADEQDSFDQDAALIPTSETDHTGLNEDCQRKRRSDWTEYLDAEEDYNIKQEDEGEEPGPMVVTELPKEMFKKPRLKNDFGQNSGDHGDGNLYKPVFSKRNASKIPMSRDKESRKYRSTKAAGNSKWSDCRTQVEEEERISQPTTGKTRASKWKDYITQDEDGFNSGRGRNVGAHHQNCGDWENILDDDQKVEDDVHPDFM, encoded by the exons ATGCAGACGATTTTCATCGCCCTGCAGTGCTACCAGTGCTCCACGATGCAG GtgaagcaaaagaagaagagcaGCAACAAATGGACATGCGTAGTTTGCAACCAGAAGCAGTCCGTAAGGAAAGTCTTTGCTCAAGGTTGCATGGCTAAAGACCTCCGCAAGTTTGTCCAATCATTCAACATGTCTCGCAAGATCGCTGACGAACAAGACTCCTTCGATCAAGATGCAGCGCTAATCCCAACATCAGAAACTGATCATACTGGGTTAAATGAAGATTGCCAGAGAAAGAGGCGCTCTGATTGGACCGAGTACCTTGATGCAGAGGaagattataatattaaacaagAGGACGAAG GAGAGGAACCTGGGCCAATGGTCGTGACAGAGTTGCCCAAGGAGATGTTTAAGAAACCCAGATTGAAGAATGATTTTGGGCAGAATAGTGGAGATCATGGCGATGGAAATCTGTACAAGCCGGTTTTTTCAAAGAGAAATGCTAGCAAAATTCCCATGTCTCGAG ACAAGGAATCAAGGAAATATCGGTCTACAAAGGCTGCTGGCAATTCAAAATGGAGTGATTGCAGGACACAGGTTGAGGAGGAGGAAAGGATTTCCCAGCCGACAACGGGGAAAACCAGGGCTTCCAAATGGAAAGATTACATAACGCAAGATGAAGATGGTTTTAACTCTGGGAGGGGGAGAAATGTTGGAGCTCACCACCAGAACTGTGGTGATTGGGAGAACATATTGGATGACGATCAGAAGGTAGAAGATGATGTCCACCCAGACTTCATGTAA
- the LOC133691597 gene encoding polyadenylate-binding protein 3-like, whose translation MAAAVAVPVVTDQTAAVVAPAEETPAAEQFPNRSLYVGDLEHNVKEGQLFDLFSQVAPVVSTRVCRDQAGLTSLGYAYVNFSNPQDAAKAMEVLNFTPLNGKPIRIMFSHRDPTTRRSGHANVFIKNLDTKIDNKTLHETFASFGPVLSCKVAVDNNGQSKGYGFIQFENEEDAQSAINRLNGMLVNDREVYVGPFVRRLERIEANGSPKFTNVYVKNLSETTSDEDLKKIFSSYGAITSAIVMKDQNGKSRGFGFVNFQSPDSAAAAVEKLNGMTFSDKVWYVGRAQRKGEREAELKAKFEQERNSRYEKMKAANLYLKNLGDTIDEERLKELFSEFGSITSCKVMLDQQGLSKGSGFVAFSTPEEASRALSEMNGKMIGKKPLYVAIAQRREERMARLQAHFSQIQAPGLPTLPSGLPGYHPGTPRLAPHQLYFGQGTPGMMPPQPAGYSFQPQLLPGMRAAVGPNFVMPYQLQRQGQQGQRIGMRPGGNHQQMQQQQLLHRNTNQGLRYVGNARNGIDSSVVPQGFVGPVMPLPFEASGMPITPSHAQPTTPVPISTLTTALASATPENRMMMLGEQLYPLVECLEPDHVAKVTGMLLEMDQTEVLHLIESPDALKKKVAEAMQVLQEAGASSVGDQPGSLALNE comes from the exons atggcTGCAGCGGTTGCGGTACCAGTGGTTACGGATCAAACAGCGGCAGTGGTTGCTCCTGCAGAGGAAACGCCTGCAGCCGAACAGTTTCCGAACAGGTCGCTCTACGTTGGGGATCTGGAGCATAACGTCAAAGAAGGACAACTGTTTGATCTGTTTAGCCAGGTGGCGCCGGTTGTTTCCACTAGGGTTTGTAGGGATCAGGCTGGACTAACCTCGCTCGGCTATGCTTATGTCAATTTCAGCAATCCTCAAGATG CTGCAAAAGCAATGGAGGTTCTGAACTTCACCCCTTTGAATGGGAAACCTATCAGAATTATGTTTTCTCATCGTGATCCTACAACAAGGAGAAGTGGACATGCAAATGTCTTTATCAAGAATCTGGACACTAAAATTGATAACAAGACCTTGCACGAAACATTTGCTTCCTTTGGGCCTGTCCTTTCCTGCAAAGTAGCTGTTGACAACAATGGTCAATCAAAAGGTTATGGCTTCATACAGTTTGAAAACGAGGAAGATGCTCAGAGTGCAATCAACCGTTTGAATGGCATGTTGGTAAACGATAGAGAAGTTTATGTTGGACCTTTTGTTCGACGCCTAGAAAGGATTGAGGCTAATGGGTCACCAAAATTTACTAATGTTTATGTTAAGAATTTGTCTGAGACAACTTCTGATGAGGACCTTAAGAAAATTTTCAGCAGTTATGGTGCCATCACCAGTGCAATTGTTATGAAGGACCAAAATGGGAAATCTAGAGGTTTTGGTTTTGTGAACTTCCAGAGCCCAgattctgctgctgctgctgttgagaAGTTGAATGGGATGACCTTCAGTGATAAGGTTTGGTATGTTGGGAGGGCCCAAAGGAAAGGAGAAAGGGAGGCAGAGTTGAAAGCCAAGTTTGAACAGGAAAGAAATAGCAGGTATGAGAAAATGAAGGCTGCTAATCTCTACCTAAAAAATCTTGGTGACACCATTGACGAAGAAAGATTGAAGGAATTATTTTCTGAGTTTGGATCTATAACATCATGCAAG GTCATGCTTGATCAACAAGGGTTAAGTAAGGGCTCTGGTTTTGTTGCCTTTTCTACACCAGAGGAAGCTTCAAGAGCT ttgaGTGAAATGAATGGAAAGATGATAGGAAAGAAACCCCTGTATGTAGCCATTGCCCAACGCAGAGAAGAAAGGATGGCTCGGCTGCAG GCACATTTTTCCCAAATTCAGGCACCTGGACTGCCAACTTTACCTTCAGGACTTCCTGGATATCATCCTGGCACACCTAGGCTTGCACCACACCAGCTCTATTTTGGCCAAGGAACTCCTGGCATGATGCCCCCTCAGCCTGCAGGCTACAGTTTCCAGCCGCAACTCTTGCCTGGAATGCGTGCTGCTGTTGGCCCCAACTTTGTTATGCCGTATCAGCTGCAAAGGCAAGGACAACAGGGGCAGAGGATTGGTATGCGGCCTGGAGGGAACCACCAACagatgcagcagcagcag CTATTGCACCGGAATACTAATCAGGGCTTAAGATACGTGGGCAACGCAAGAAATGGCATAGATTCGTCTGTGGTTCCACAAGGTTTTGTTGGTCCAGTGATGCCGTTGCCCTTTGAGGCTTCAGGGATGCCTATAACTCCTAGTCATGCCCAGCCAACCACTCCAGTGCCAATTTCAACTCTCACAACCGCTCTGGCTTCTGCTACACCGGAGAACCGCATGATG ATGCTGGGTGAACAGCTTTATCCCCTTGTGGAATGTCTGGAGCCAGATCATGTGGCAAAGGTGACTGGGATGTTATTGGAGATGGATCAAACAGAGGTGCTGCATCTTATTGAATCTCCAGATGCTCTCAAGAAAAAGGTGGCCGAGGCAATGCAAGTCCTTCAGGAAGCTGGTGCTTCTAGCGTTGGTGATCAACCTGGCTCCTTGGCACTCAATGAATGA